One genomic window of Cricetulus griseus strain 17A/GY chromosome 3, alternate assembly CriGri-PICRH-1.0, whole genome shotgun sequence includes the following:
- the LOC100760690 gene encoding histone H4 isoform X2, whose translation MSGRGKGGKGLGKGGAKRHRKVLRDNIQGITKPAIRRLARRGGVKRISGLIYEETRGVLKVFLENVIRDAVTYTEHAKRKTVTAMDVVYALKRQGRTLYGFGG comes from the coding sequence ATGTCTGGTCGCGGCAAAGGTGGCAAAGGCCTGGGCAAGGGCGGCGCCAAGCGCCACCGTAAAGTCCTCCGCGACAACATCCAGGGCATCACCAAGCCCGCCATCCGCCGCTTGGCCCGCCGTGGCGGAGTCAAGCGCATCTCCGGCCTCATCTACGAGGAGACCCGCGGGGTGCTGAAGGTGTTCCTGGAGAACGTGATCCGCGACGCGGTCACCTACACGGAGCACGCCAAGCGCAAGACCGTCACCGCCATGGACGTGGTCTACGCGCTCAAGCGCCAGGGCCGCACGCTCTACGGCTTCGGCGGCTAA
- the LOC100772735 gene encoding histone H2B type 1-C/E/F/G/I, with the protein MPEPAKSAPAPKKGSKKAVTKAQKKDGKKRKRSRKESYSVYVYKVLKQVHPDTGISSKAMGIMNSFVNDIFERIAGEASRLAHYNKRSTITSREIQTAVRLLLPGELAKHAVSEGTKAVTKYTSSK; encoded by the coding sequence ATGCCTGAGCCCGCCAAGTCCGCTCCCGCCCCGAAGAAGGGCTCCAAGAAGGCCGTGACCAAGGCCCAGAAGAAGGACGGCAAGAAGCGCAAGCGCAGCCGCAAGGAGAGCTACTCGGTGTACGTGTACAAGGTACTGAAGCAGGTTCACCCCGACACCGGCATCTCCTCCAAGGCCATGGGCATCATGAACTCGTTCGTCAACGACATCTTCGAGCGCATCGCGGGCGAGGCTTCTCGCCTGGCGCATTACAACAAGCGCTCGACCATCACGTCCCGGGAGATCCAGACGGCCGTGCGTCTGCTGCTGCCCGGGGAGCTGGCCAAGCACGCGGTGTCCGAGGGCACCAAGGCCGTCACCAAGTACACCAGCTCCAAGTGA
- the LOC100773020 gene encoding histone H2A type 1-B, with protein sequence MSGRGKQGGKARAKAKTRSSRAGLQFPVGRVHRLLRKGNYSERVGAGAPVYLAAVLEYLTAEILELAGNAARDNKKTRIIPRHLQLAIRNDEELNKLLGRVTIAQGGVLPNIQAVLLPKKTESHHKAKGK encoded by the coding sequence ATGTCTGGACGCGGCAAGCAGGGTGGCAAGGCTCGCGCCAAGGCCAAGACCCGCTCCTCACGGGCCGGCCTGCAGTTCCCCGTGGGTCGTGTGCACCGCCTGCTCCGCAAGGGCAACTACTCGGAGCGGGTGGGCGCCGGCGCCCCGGTGTACCTGGCGGCCGTGCTGGAGTACCTGACGGCCGAGATCCTGGAGCTGGCTGGCAACGCGGCCCGCGACAACAAGAAAACCCGCATCATCCCGCGCCACCTGCAGCTGGCCATCCGCAACGACGAGGAGCTCAACAAGCTGCTGGGCCGCGTGACCATCGCTCAGGGCGGCGTCCTGCCCAATATCCAGGCCGTGCTGCTGCCCAAGAAGACCGAGAGCCACCACAAGGCCAAGGGAAAGTAA